GGGGCCGGCGAACCGGCGCTGAGCGCCGGGCGGCGGGTCGCGGCGGGGCCGGGCGGGCTGGTGGTGGGCACCGATCTGGTGCCGGCCATGGCCGAGGGCGCCGCCCGGCGGGCAGAGGCCGGCGGGACCGCCGTGTCCTTCGCCGCCGCCGACATGACCGCCCTGCCCTTCGCGGACGGGGCGTTCGGGCACGTGGTCTGCCGTTTCGGCATCATGTTCGTTCCCGATGCCGCCGCCGCCCTGGCCGAGGTGCGGCGGGTGCTGCGTCCCGGCGGCACCGCGGCCTTCATGGTGTGGGGGCCGCTGGCCGGCAACGCCCTGCTGCGCCTCCTGAACGACGGCGTTGACGCCGTGCTGGGGCCGGACGCTGGGCCGGGGCTGGGGCCGCTGTTCCGCTACGCCGCCCCCGGCAGCCTGGAAACGGCGATGAAGGCGGCGGGCTTCACCGCCGTCGCCGCCACGCCCCTGATGCCGGAGGGCAAGGCCCGCGCCGGCGCGCCTTTCTGGAAGGCGCAGCTTGAGATGAGCTTCGGCACCCGGCTGACGGGGCTGGCCCCCGCCCGCCGCGCGGCGGTGGAGGCGTCGGTC
This DNA window, taken from Azospirillum fermentarium, encodes the following:
- a CDS encoding class I SAM-dependent methyltransferase; the encoded protein is MTIPDRDAERARWTASAPAWERWADPMADLADRINQPLLDAAGVTAGGRVLDLACGAGEPALSAGRRVAAGPGGLVVGTDLVPAMAEGAARRAEAGGTAVSFAAADMTALPFADGAFGHVVCRFGIMFVPDAAAALAEVRRVLRPGGTAAFMVWGPLAGNALLRLLNDGVDAVLGPDAGPGLGPLFRYAAPGSLETAMKAAGFTAVAATPLMPEGKARAGAPFWKAQLEMSFGTRLTGLAPARRAAVEASVETRFRNAAVDGVVALPVHIRIVTGTA